The proteins below come from a single Mercenaria mercenaria strain notata chromosome 3, MADL_Memer_1, whole genome shotgun sequence genomic window:
- the LOC123524936 gene encoding uncharacterized protein LOC123524936: MNSVRTRVVCLFRLCFVLVGVMICVMPFLQISYIRRIIPIRDQKFNVSDLRSLQSLDTPVVVLVFSHRDSFSRREQIRRTWAEGHTHVYFMVSELYCPHPPENRISGKCIPKGKSVNGKHVQKYLAKEEAVTRKLRNESNVVLLHNVDVFEDLHKKVNESLTWVIRKVNARWIIFVEDSMDVKLGTLERYLLSEFDETKITVLIALLKCESALDIGKRVLSCNSSLKPDFFTLYPCAFNHIVSRQYVAYLQNGGKHIFHYIDTYNGSTLRVNNSPFIQSVHREEDPGLITMNEKRNSTGIIILDLSFKPNTSCVRIRKVKSSQENETVYTLSENPSNYLHSDRFDLIVKMVYAYYYVLENRVPLVIQAAYIEHLRVWNHFKEGCNLRKTWYDAKIACTAKHNSSDFLASFHNTIETIKKYGFNSSMSRIPVDRDGFLNNGAHRTSASVILSKNATFEHHTFKQHSGWGYKHFKSLGMSVKSFNVVMLEWMKIQMKLPYLNTFTFIVSVFSNNRKKDMAMRKIVKEMCSKDNGILYEITINISKQGARQLISHMYGEQSWLEAKIQQMQSKFNSTYNVLFLFVYAKGTGDLVQCKHAIRKLYNDKVFKSTAHIPDNPEENLILSEMILNPNSLHFMNHAKNVSDCKLIAKEVASRSSIAPISTLPGICVGRDDVMIDSGTVLGFFGLRKRTDVDLLFLHKVDKALLGNDHGISIQAHAFKNNSISKERAWGEDHFSDTGPKDQWDLFYDPINFGYCYGIKFVSLKQLVRYKMKRKEPKKDAFDVELINSFWNTTSINH, translated from the coding sequence ATGAATTCAGTTCGTACACGAGTGGTCTGTTTATTTAGATTATGTTTTGTTCTCGTAGGAGTTATGATATGTGTTATGCCTTTCTTGCAAATCTCTTACATTCGAAGAATAATACCAATTAGAGATCAAAAGTTTAACGTTTCAGATTTACGTAGTTTGCAATCACTTGACACGCCTGTAGTTGTACTTGTATTCAGTCATCGTGATTCATTCAGTCGCCGAGAACAAATTAGAAGAACTTGGGCAGAGGGACATACGCACGTATATTTCATGGTTAGTGAGCTGTATTGTCCACATCCACCAGAAAACCGCATCTCTGGAAAATGTATCCCTAAAGGTAAATCTGTGAATGGAAAACACGTACAAAAATATTTAGCAAAAGAGGAAGCAGTTACAAGAAAACTTCGTAATGAATCAAACGTAGTGTTATTACATAATGTAGACGTTTTCGAGGATTTGCACAAGAAGGTAAATGAAAGCTTAACTTGGGTCATACGAAAAGTAAATGCGCGATGGATTATATTTGTAGAAGATTCAATGGATGTGAAACTAGGTACGTTAGAACGTTATCTTTTATCAGAATTTGACGAAACTAAAATCACTGTTTTAATAGCGTTATTGAAATGTGAATCTGCACTGGACATAGGCAAACGGGTTCTGTCTTGTAATTCAAGTTTAAAGCCAGATTTTTTTACTCTATATCCCTGTGCTTTTAATCACATTGTATCTCGACAATATGTTGCATATCTGCAAAACGGTGGGAaacatatatttcattatattgaCACGTATAATGGCAGTACATTACGAGTTAACAATTCTCCATTTATACAATCTGTTCATCGAGAAGAAGATCCTGGTTTAATTACAATGAATGAAAAGAGAAATAGTACTGGAATAATAATTCTAGACTTAAGCTTCAAACCCAACACAAGCTGTGTAAGAATCAGAAAGGTAAAAAGTTCGCAAGAAAATGAAACAGTATATACCTTGTCAGAAAACCCTTCAAACTACTTACATTCGGATAGATTTGACTTAATAGTCAAAATGGTCTATGCATATTATTATGTTTTGGAAAACAGAGTGCCACTTGTGATTCAAGCTGCATATATTGAACATTTGAGAGTATGGAATCATTTTAAGGAAGGTTGTAACTTGAGAAAAACTTGGTATGATGCAAAGATAGCATGTACTGCAAAGCATAACAGTTCGGATTTTCTTGCATCGTTCCATAATACAATAGAAACTATTAAAAAGTATGGCTTTAATTCAAGCATGTCAAGGATTCCTGTTGATAGAGACGGATTTCTTAACAATGGCGCACATAGGACGTCTGCCTCCGTAATTTTATCCAAGAATGCAACTTTCGAACATCACACGTTTAAGCAACATTCTGGCTGGGgatataaacatttcaaaagtttAGGAATGTCCGTAAAATCTTTCAATGTTGTCATGTTAGAATGGATGAAAATACAGATGAAGCTGCCATATTTGAACACGTTCACTTTCATTGTTTCAGTATTTTCAAACAATAGAAAGAAAGATATGGCAATGCgtaaaattgtgaaagaaatgtgTTCAAAAGATAATGGCATTTTATATGAGATAACtataaacatatcaaaacaaGGAGCAAGGCAGTTAATTTCCCATATGTACGGAGAGCAGTCTTGGCTGGAAgcaaaaattcaacaaatgcagTCAAAGTTTAATTCaacatataatgttttgtttctCTTCGTGTATGCGAAGGGCACAGGGGATCTAGTTCAGTGTAAACATGCAATAAGAAAGCTTTACAATGATAAAGTTTTCAAATCCACAGCTCACATTCCAGATAATCCTGAAGAAAATTTAATTCTTTCAGAAATGATACTTAACCCTAACTCACTTCATTTCATGAATCACGCTAAAAATGTATCCGACTGTAAGCTAATTGCAAAAGAAGTTGCCAGTCGTTCATCTATAGCACCAATAAGCACACTGCCAGGTATCTGCGTGGGGAGAGATGACGTCATGATTGACTCGGGAACAGTGCTTGGATTTTTTGGTCTGCGCAAACGAACAGACGTTGaccttttatttttacataaagttGACAAAGCTTTACTTGGAAATGATCATGGAATTTCTATTCAAGCTCatgcttttaaaaacaattcCATTTCGAAGGAGCGTGCATGGGGTGAGGATCATTTCAGTGACACTGGGCCAAAGGATCAGTGGGATTTGTTTTATGATCCTATCAATTTCGGTTACTGCTATGGTATTAAATTCGTATCGTTGAAACAGTTGGTTAGATACAAAATGAAGCGAAAGGAGCCGAAAAAGGATGCATTTGATGTTGAACTTATAAATAGCTTTTGGAACACTACCAGTATTAATCATTAA